In Onychostoma macrolepis isolate SWU-2019 chromosome 14, ASM1243209v1, whole genome shotgun sequence, a single window of DNA contains:
- the zgc:77938 gene encoding alcohol dehydrogenase class-3-like: METEGKVIKCKAAVAWEPGKPFSIEEVEVAPPKAHEVRIKIVASGVCHTDWTFLHEVGKTMNPQLFPVILGHEGAGVVESVGPGVTKMSIGDKVIPLVVPQCGQCERCLSPKTNLCTKNWETNQQCLLADGTSRITCKNQQIYQFIGISTFSEYTVVPEDNVTKIHPDAPLDKVCLLGCGVSTGYGAAVNTGKVESGSTCAVFGLGAVGLAAVMGCKAAGASRIIAVDINPDKSEIAKTFGATEFVNPKDHSKPIQEVLRELTKGGVDFSLECVGNVGVMRAAVEACTPAGGVCVMVGWTRMGELSLVSEDILLGKTLKGSYFGGWKSAEAVPKLVQDYMSGKLLLDEFVTHRLALDQVNQAFDLMITGKSIRTVIKM, from the exons ATGGAAACTGAGGGTAAG GTGATCAAGTGCAAGGCAGCAGTGGCCTGGGAACCAGGAAAACCATTCTCCATTGAGGAGGTGGAGGTTGCTCCTCCCAAAGCACATGAAGTACGAATTAAG ATAGTAGCATCTGGAGTATGCCACACAGACTGGACTTTCCTGCATGAGGTTGGTAAAACTATGAATCCCCAGCTCTTTCCTGTGATCTTGGGACATGAGGGGGCAGGAGTGGTGGAAAGTGTTGGTCCAGGTGTCACAAAGATGTCCATAG GAGATAAAGTTATTCCTCTAGTCGTGCCACAGTGTGGACAATGTGAACGTTGTCTGAGTCCAAAGACAAACCTCTGCACCAAAAACTG GGAGACAAATCAGCAATGTCTTCTTGCAGATGGCACCAGCAGGATCACTTGCAAGAATCAGCAGATTTACCAGTTTATTGGTATCAGCACCTTCTCTGAATATACTGTTGTTCCAGAGGACAATGTCACCAAGATTCACCCAGACGCTCCACTGGACAAAGTCTGTCTGCTGGGCTGTGGAGTGTCTACAGGATACGGAGCAGCAGTGAACACAGGCAAA GTAGAATCTGGCTCTACGTGTGCTGTGTTTGGTTTGGGAGCTGTTGGACTGGCAGCTGTCATGGGATGCAAGGCTGCTGGTGCTTCCAGGATCATCGCTGTAGACATCAACCCAGACAAGTCTGAGATCGCCAAGACTTTTGGAGCAACTGAGTTTGTGAACCCTAAAGACCACAGTAAACCCATTCAGGAGGTGCTGAGGGAGCTGACTAAAGGTGGTGTTGACTTCTCTCTTGAGTGTGTGGGGAATGTGGGAGTAATG AGAGCCGCTGTGGAAGCATGTACTCCTGCAGGGGGAGTCTGTGTGATGGTGGGCTGGACCAGGATGGGAGAACTTAGTCTGGTTTCTGAGGATATTCTATTAGGAAAAACTCTAAAAGGCTCCTATTTTGGTG GTTGGAAGAGTGCTGAGGCAGTGCCCAAGTTGGTACAGGATTATATGAGCGGGAAGCTTCTGCTAGATGAATTTGTGACACACAGACTGGCTCTAGATCAGGTTAACCAGGCCTTCGATCTTATGATCACTGGGAAGAG tATTCGTACAGTAATCAAGATGTGA